One window of Papaver somniferum cultivar HN1 chromosome 9, ASM357369v1, whole genome shotgun sequence genomic DNA carries:
- the LOC113308115 gene encoding putative aluminum-activated malate transporter 3 has translation MGCVKINIPCLDDQKQADSSTKTSKETKKINEKKSTATAKGGGVFVVPFKRCIHGIKKFAKEDKNRVIIFSLKVGFTILIVSLLVLCQSPYKLFGNDVVWCILTVASMFEYTVGDTFNKGVSRVIGCFLAGILAVAIDQAAIHSGPVAEPYIIGVGIFFFGALFTSILKLKPSMEPYGDGFRTILLTFCALVVSGYRVGHPLKTAVTRLYLISIGGLVAALVNILIFPIWAGEELHKELVEDFDSVADSLEECVKKYLEDDASDQPEFSKTVLDEFPDEPAYQKCRSALDSSKKLETLANSAKWEPPHGRFCHFLYPWSEYVKVGTVLRYCAYEVKALHGVLHSEIQPPHVLPTAFQSEIRKASHEAAELIRCLGKDIKDLKHTPHTTLQEKLHSSTEHLRHTTFSCSDSSTALSLAAFTSSESTAALSLATFTSLLIEFFSRLDHLAEAVDDLAKTAKFKPN, from the exons ATGGGTTGTGTCAAGATCAACATCCCTTGCCTAGATGATCAAAAACAAGCTGATTCTTCTACCAAAACCAGTAAAGAAACGAAAAAGATTAATGAAAAGAAGAGTACTGCGACTGCAAAAGGAGGAGGCGTTTTTGTTGTTCCATTCAAAAGATGTATCCATGGCATAAAGAAGTTCgcaaaagaagataaaaatagaGTGATAATATTTTCATTGAAAGTGGGTTTTACTATTCTGATTGTATCTTTGCTAGTATTGTGCCAATCACCTTATAAACTATTTGGTAATGATGTTGTATGGTGCATTCTCACTGTTGCTAGTATGTTTGAATACACTGTTG GAGACACATTTAATAAAGGTGTTAGTCGGGTTATCGGATGCTTTCTTGCTGGAATCCTTGCTGTAGCTATCGATCAAGCAGCCATACATAGTGGCCCTGTTGCCGAACCTTACATAATTGGCGTCGGCATATTCTTTTTCG GAGCTCTATTCACTTCTATATTGAAGCTAAAGCCATCTATGGAACCTTATGGAGATGGTTTTAGAACCATACTCCTCACGTTCTGCGCGCTTGTGGTCTCTGGTTATCGTGTTGGACATCCGCTTAAAACTGCTGTTACTCGACTTTATTTGATTTCCATTGGAGGGCTTGTAGCGGCTCTTGTTAATATACTCATTTTCCCTATATGGGCTGGGGAAGAACTGCACAAAGAACTTGTCGAAGACTTTGACTCCGTAGCGGATTCTCTTGAAG AATGTGTTAAGAAATATTTAGAGGATGATGCATCTGACCAGCCAGAGTTCTCAAAAACGGTATTAGATGAATTTCCAGATGAACCTGCTTATCAGAAATGTCGATCTGCGCTGGACTCCTCAAAGAAACTTGAAACACTG GCTAATTCGGCTAAATGGGAGCCCCCACATGGGAGATTTTGTCATTTTCTCTATCCTTGGTCAGAGTACGTTAAAGTTGGTACGGTTCTTAGGTATTGCGCTTATGAGGTCAAGGCTCTTCATGGTGTCCTACATTCAGAGATCCAG CCACCACATGTTCTTCCAACTGCATTCCAGTCAGAGATCAGAAAAGCAAGCCATGAAGCAGCAGAACTCATAAGATGTTTAGGCAAAGACATAAAAGATCTGAAACATACCCCCCATACTACATTACAAGAAAAACTCCACTCCTCAACTGAACACCTCCGCCATACAACATTCTCATGTTCCGATAGCAGCACAGCATTATCTCTTGCAGCATTCACATCTTCCGAGAGTACTGCAGCACTGTCTCTTGCGACATTCACATCTTTGTTGATTGAGTTCTTTTCTCGGCTTGATCACTTGGCTGAAGCTGTCGATGATCTCGCAAAAACAGCTAAGTTCAAACCTAATTAG
- the LOC113308725 gene encoding putative pectinesterase 63: MKTYIISATFLAPILLVLHLNLILLHITPVFSAPLAPIPTRKASLQSWFAANILPFDKREADLDPALVTAEKDVVIIKVRKDGSGQFKTLTEAVKSIPKANTRRTIISIGPGVYKEKVTIERDQPFVTFYGDPKDMPTLTFDGTSKKYGGTTFCGSVTVYSNFFMAVNVIFENSSPMPKLGSMDGQAVALTLVGENAALYNCRFKGFQDTLCDLHGNHFFKDCYIEGMADFIFGNAKTIYLNTEIKALWDLGGVITAHGKEKPSDDTGFAFVHCSISGVSNGQTYLGRLWKPYGKTVFLYTDMSNVVHPEGWSDNGNTGVDSTLYNAEYMCTGPGANLRGRVKFAKKLTDAEAKPFMDLNYIGAANWLLPPPPVK, translated from the exons atgaagactTACATCATTTCTGCAACGTTTTTAGCTCCCATCCTTCTTGTTCTTCACCTAAATTTGATATTACTACATATAACTCCTGTGTTCTCAGCTCCTCTAGCACCGATCCCGACTAGGAAAGCGAGTTTGCAAAGTTGGTTTGCTGCAAATATACTCCCGTTTGATAAACGTGAAGCTGATCTTGATCCAGCTCTTGTAACAGCCGAGAAAGATGTAGTAATAATCAAAGTTCGTAAAGATGGTTCAGGTCAATTCAAAACTCTAACCGAAGCCGTTAAATCTATACCGAAAGCAAATACTAGACGTACCATCATTTCGATTGGTCCCGGAGTTTACAAAGAGAAGGTAACCATAGAAAGAGACCAACCATTTGTTACGTTTTATGGTGATCCCAAAGATATGCCAACTTTAACGTTTGATGGTACATCCAAAAAATATGGCGGTACAACTTTTTGTGGCTCTGTCACAGTTTATTCCAATTTTTTCATGGCTGTCAATGTCATCTTCGAG AATTCATCGCCGATGCCAAAGTTGGGAAGCATGGATGGTCAAGCAGTGGCATTAACTCTGGTTGGGGAAAATGCCGCGCTATACAATTGCAGGTTCAAAGGATTTCAAGACACATTATGTGATCTTCATGGCAATCATTTTTTCAAAGATTGTTATATCGAAGGCATGGctgattttatatttggaaatgcCAAAACAATCTATCTG AATACGGAGATAAAAGCACTTTGGGACTTAGGGGGAGTTATAACAGCCCACGGAAAGGAAAAACCGTCAGACGATACTGGATTTGCATTTGTGCACTGTTCAATTTCGGGTGTCAGTAATGGACAAACATACCTAGGTCGATTGTGGAAACCCTATGGAAAAACTGTCTTCTTGTACACAGACATGTCAAATGTTGTCCATCCGGAAGGATGGAGCGATAATGGAAATACTGGAGTTGATAG TACTTTATACAATGCAGAGTACATGTGTACGGGGCCAGGAGCAAACCTACGGGGTCGAGTAAAATTTGCCAAGAAATTAACAGATGCAGAAGCAAAACCCTTCATGGATCTCAATTACATAGGAGCTGCAAACTGGCTTCTCCCTCCTCCTCCGGTCAAATAA
- the LOC113311556 gene encoding F-box protein At3g07870-like: protein MYSYINEIIFSCRIAKKEKKRETVLFRLPVDAAIQAKRVCKTWREIIRNKTEKPGGFLFGHYVSYRLIKQLLFYEDDSKLMNYYSDNMETENSRFITETAPKSCMVGSCNGLVCFGKYYAYSPYPFLVCNPFTGESVCLPEFNYSELPGSRDISSTRKPYGRLVSGFGYCPSTNDYKVVKILYCKEERECGHVHVYTLGAGKWSYVGFTGHRCVFSYLSGIYANGALFWLHQSSKYRVHESEIVAFDLKGEKFHYIALPRCEDFEYTTDYNSPLKLLGGNNNLYLAHAYNGGCRTDIWVYNRNKIFPHWHKEFSIKY from the coding sequence ATGTACTCGTATATAAATGAAATCATCTTCTCTTGCCGTATTgcaaagaaggaaaagaaaagagaaaccgTACTCTTTCGATTACCTGTTGATGCAGCAATACAGGCCAAACGTGTATGCAAAACTTGGAGAGAAATCATCCGTAATAAAACTGAAAAGCCAGGAGGTTTCCTTTTCGGTCATTATGTTTCCTACAGACTTATCAAACAACTACTTTTCTATGAAGATGATTCAAAGTTGATGAACTACTATTCTGACAACATGGAGACTGAAAACAGCAGATTCATTACGGAAACCGCCCCGAAAAGTTGCATGGTTGGTTCTTGCAATGGTTTGGTTTGCTTTGGCAAATATTATGCATATTCTCCGTATCCTTTTCTAGTCTGCAACCCGTTTACTGGAGAATCTGTCTGTCTTCCGGAATTTAATTACTCTGAATTGCCTGGGTCTAGGGATATATCAAGCACAAGGAAACCCTATGGTCGTTTGGTAAGTGGGTTTGGCTATTGTCCTTCAACTAATGATTACAAGGTTGTTAAAATTCTTTATTGTAAAGAGGAACGGGAGTGTGGACATGTTCATGTGTATACTCTTGGCGCCGGGAAGTGGAGTTACGTCGGATTTACTGGTCACCGTTGCGTATTCAGTTATCTATCGGGAATCTATGCAAATGGAGCACTTTTCTGGTTGCACCAAAGTAGTAAATACAGGGTACACGAAAGTGAGATTGTGGCCTTTGATTTGAAAGGTGAGAAGTTCCACTACATCGCATTGCCACGTTGTGAAGATTTTGAGTACACAACTGATTACAATTCTCCACTCAAGTTGCTTGGAGGGAATAATAATTTGTATTTGGCTCATGCATATAATGGAGGCTGTCGCACTGACATATGGGTATATAATAGGAACAAAATTTTCCCACATTGGCATAAGGAGTTTAGCATAAAGTATTAA